CAGGGTAAACGTCGCTTCGAGGGCGGACAGCGCGAAGGTGAGCAAGAACGCGATACCGAAAAGCCGTGCCAGGTGATGCCCGAACAATTGGCGGGGCAGTGACAACAGCGGGTCGGCCAGGGTCGCCAAGGAAAGCGGCGCGTCGGATTGCGGCGCATGCGATTCGGGCAGGCGTTGCCAGGCGAAGATCAGGTTGGCGAAGGTGAGCACGCTTGCGAAGAACACCGGAACCTTCAGGCTCGAGTGGCCAAGCAAGCCTCCCAGCGCGGGTCCCAGTACGAACCCCAATCCGAACGCCGCGCCGATCAGTCCCATTCCGCGGGCGCGTCCTTCAGCGCTGGTGGTGTCGGCGATGTACGCCTGCGCGGTGGGAACGGTCGCCGCGCAGGCGCCATGCAGCGCGCGCGAGAGCAGCAGCAGCGTGAACGAATTTGCGCAACCGTAGATCAAGTAGCTGAGCGAAGAGCCGAGTAACCCGACCATGATAATCGGGCGGCGTCCGAAGCGATCGGAAAGACGCCCGAGGACCGGCGCAAACAACAGCTGCGCGAGCGAGTAGATCGCGAGGATCCAGCCGATGCCGAAGGCGCTGACCCCGAGCCGCTCGGCGAACATCGGCAGAAACGGGATAACAATTCCAAAACCAAGCAGATCGACGAACACCGTCAGGAACAGAATCGTTTGTGAAGCGCGATCGATGGCGGGTGCAGGTTCCACTTGCCTGGCTGGCTGAATAGTTGGCATTGATGAATAATTCGCGCGAAGAAGAAAATCCCAAGCTGCATGCGCAGTCAAGCTCAAGCAAAAAGGAACTCGATGTCCAGGTCATTTCAGGCAGAACTAAAACGCAAGACCATCGGCGCGGAACAAGCCGCCGCGGAGATCAAGTCGGGAGATTGGATCGACTACGGGTTCGGATTGGGACAGCCCGAAGTCCTCGATCGCGCGCTGGCCGCGCGCGTGTCGCAGCTGGATCGTGTCAAACTTCGCGGATGTCTGGCGATATCGCCGCGCGCGGTGGTCGAGGCCGACCCCGAAGCGCGCCATGTTACCTACTACTCGTGGTACTTTTCCGGGCTCGAAAGAAAGATGCACGACCGCGATTTGTGCAGCCACATTCCGATGAACTTCGGTGAGGCACCCGATTACTATCGCCGCTTCGTCGATGTCGATGTGGCGATCCTGCGCTGCGCACCGATGGACGAGCACGGATTTTTCAATTTCGGTCCCTCGGTCACCTATGAAAAGGCGATTACCGAGAAAGCCAGGAAGGTGATCGTCGAAACCGACGCCAGCATGCCCTACGTGTTCGGCGTCGAATGCGGCGTGCACATCGACGATGTCGATTGGGTAGTCGACGGCGGCGCCAGCAAGCTGCCGGAACTCAAAAACCCCGCGGCGGGGCCCGTCGATCGCAAGGTGGCCGAGTTGATCGCGCCGGAGATCGTGGACGGCGCCTGCGTGCAGATCGGCATCGGCGCGATGCCCAACGCGGTCTGCGAGTTGCTGGCAGAATCATCGATCAAGGAGCTGGGCGTGCACACGGAGATGTTCGTGGATTCGCTGGTCACCCTGCACGAAGCCGGCAAGGTCACCGGCGCGCATAAGGCGTTCAACCAGTACCAGATGACCTACTGCTTCGCCGCCGGCTCGGCGCAGATGTACGAATTCTTAAACCGCAATTCGGCGTGCTTCGCCGGCCCGGTCGACTACACCAACCTGCCCCATCGCATCATGCAGAACGACAAGGCGGTCGCTATTTGCAACGCGGCGCAGATCGATCTGAGCGGACAAGCGTGCTCCGAAACCGCCGGCATGCGGCAAATCAGCGGCACCGGCGGCCAACTGCAATTTATCCGCGG
The nucleotide sequence above comes from Candidatus Binataceae bacterium. Encoded proteins:
- a CDS encoding MFS transporter — translated: MEPAPAIDRASQTILFLTVFVDLLGFGIVIPFLPMFAERLGVSAFGIGWILAIYSLAQLLFAPVLGRLSDRFGRRPIIMVGLLGSSLSYLIYGCANSFTLLLLSRALHGACAATVPTAQAYIADTTSAEGRARGMGLIGAAFGLGFVLGPALGGLLGHSSLKVPVFFASVLTFANLIFAWQRLPESHAPQSDAPLSLATLADPLLSLPRQLFGHHLARLFGIAFLLTFALSALEATFTLMVPLLYGYGPAALGLLLGYAGLTQAVAQGWLLGKIVARLGEMTLVTAGLVALAIGMFPMGMLSNLHALLVLLGLVSVGYGLASPSIASLISRRTGQHRQGEVLGVNQSAMSLARIFGPIAGASIYGMMGPAAPYVGGAVVAAAALALARGAEPERTN
- a CDS encoding acetyl-CoA hydrolase/transferase C-terminal domain-containing protein; amino-acid sequence: MSRSFQAELKRKTIGAEQAAAEIKSGDWIDYGFGLGQPEVLDRALAARVSQLDRVKLRGCLAISPRAVVEADPEARHVTYYSWYFSGLERKMHDRDLCSHIPMNFGEAPDYYRRFVDVDVAILRCAPMDEHGFFNFGPSVTYEKAITEKARKVIVETDASMPYVFGVECGVHIDDVDWVVDGGASKLPELKNPAAGPVDRKVAELIAPEIVDGACVQIGIGAMPNAVCELLAESSIKELGVHTEMFVDSLVTLHEAGKVTGAHKAFNQYQMTYCFAAGSAQMYEFLNRNSACFAGPVDYTNLPHRIMQNDKAVAICNAAQIDLSGQACSETAGMRQISGTGGQLQFIRGAYASRGGKAILCLASTYEREGRRASRIVARIDECNVVTTPRTDVMYVVTEYGIVNLKGKSVPERARALIDLAHPDFREDLERQARAYRLIGKTIF